One genomic segment of Streptomyces niveus includes these proteins:
- the pabB gene encoding aminodeoxychorismate synthase component I: MRTLLLDNYDSYTFNLYQLIADINGQEPVVMVNDDPMLAGLRLEDFDNIVVSPGPGRPQNPRDVGLLGDLLRRTTLPVLGVCLGHQMIAHLAGASVVPAPEPKHGHLAKVSHEGDPLFAGIPREIVAVRYHSLCVQEPLPEELVATAWADDGVLMALRHRELPQWGVQFHPESVASQYGREILRNFAELTRRTQRGQRPSVTDSDTDAFTDAVTARSDDTPGAVEGLGIISTVVSTAADSETIFLKLFDNIPYCFWLDSSRVEEGLSRFSFLGDTSGPLSEVLTYRTGSGTVEVRDANGVHDITGSVFDVLQRRLRERRVPDSDLPFDLTGGYVGYFGYELKAECGATARHSAETPDAVWMFADRVIAVDHQEGLTYLVAVHDETTRRDAQEWVDRTSALLTGLHPADAEPPREPAAGPPPNAEQYLGRDRSQYLADITECRQELNRGESYEICLTNNLHLPFHDDDTSFYLRLRRANPAPYAALLRLGDVTVFSSSPERFLRIERDRTVTSKPIKGTAPRDADPVRDAELAATLASSAKTQAENLMIVDLLRNDLGRVCEVGSIEVDPYLAVESYETVHQLVSTVHGRLGDGVSALDCARQCFPGGSMTGAPKLRTMEIIDRLETEARGVYSGTLGYFGLSGGTDLNIVIRTAVRVGDRLTIGAGGAIVLDSDPHEEYEEMLLKAAASLRAWRAPAVSDMGGTPR; encoded by the coding sequence ATGCGTACCTTGCTGCTGGACAACTACGACTCGTACACCTTCAACCTGTACCAGTTGATCGCCGACATCAACGGCCAGGAGCCCGTCGTCATGGTCAACGACGATCCGATGCTGGCCGGCCTGCGGCTGGAGGACTTCGACAACATCGTGGTCTCACCCGGCCCCGGACGGCCGCAGAACCCCCGCGACGTCGGCCTCCTCGGCGACCTGCTGCGCCGCACCACGCTGCCCGTACTGGGCGTCTGCCTCGGCCATCAGATGATCGCGCACCTGGCCGGAGCGTCGGTGGTCCCCGCGCCCGAACCGAAACACGGGCACCTCGCCAAGGTCTCCCACGAGGGAGATCCGCTGTTCGCCGGAATTCCGCGTGAAATCGTCGCCGTTCGCTACCACTCGCTCTGCGTGCAGGAGCCCCTGCCCGAGGAACTGGTCGCCACCGCGTGGGCGGACGACGGTGTGCTCATGGCGCTGCGCCACCGCGAACTGCCGCAGTGGGGCGTGCAGTTCCACCCCGAGTCGGTCGCTTCCCAGTACGGCCGTGAGATCCTGCGGAACTTTGCCGAACTGACCCGCCGGACGCAGCGCGGACAACGGCCGTCCGTCACCGACTCCGACACCGACGCCTTCACCGACGCCGTCACCGCACGGTCCGACGACACGCCCGGCGCGGTCGAGGGACTGGGAATCATCAGCACGGTCGTGTCGACCGCCGCCGATTCCGAGACCATTTTCCTCAAGCTCTTCGACAACATCCCTTACTGCTTCTGGCTGGACAGCAGCCGGGTGGAGGAAGGTCTGTCCCGGTTCTCGTTCCTCGGCGACACGTCGGGTCCACTCAGCGAGGTCCTGACGTACCGCACCGGCAGCGGGACAGTCGAAGTACGCGATGCGAACGGCGTCCACGACATCACCGGCAGCGTGTTCGACGTCCTCCAACGGCGGCTGCGCGAACGTCGCGTCCCCGACTCGGACCTGCCCTTCGACCTGACCGGCGGCTACGTCGGCTACTTCGGCTACGAACTCAAGGCCGAATGCGGTGCCACGGCCCGCCACTCCGCCGAAACGCCGGACGCCGTCTGGATGTTCGCCGATCGTGTCATCGCGGTCGACCACCAGGAGGGACTGACCTACCTGGTGGCCGTCCACGACGAGACGACCCGGCGCGACGCGCAGGAGTGGGTCGACCGGACGTCCGCGCTCCTGACCGGCCTGCACCCGGCCGACGCCGAGCCACCGCGCGAACCGGCCGCCGGCCCGCCCCCGAACGCCGAGCAATACCTCGGCCGCGACCGGAGCCAGTACCTCGCGGACATCACGGAGTGCCGACAGGAGCTGAACCGGGGCGAGAGCTACGAGATCTGCCTGACCAACAACTTGCACCTGCCGTTCCACGACGACGACACGTCCTTCTACCTCAGGCTGCGCCGGGCGAACCCGGCACCGTACGCCGCGCTCCTGCGCCTCGGCGACGTCACGGTCTTCAGCTCGTCGCCGGAGCGGTTCCTGCGCATCGAGAGAGACCGCACGGTCACCAGCAAGCCGATCAAGGGCACAGCTCCTCGCGACGCCGACCCGGTACGCGACGCCGAACTGGCCGCCACTCTCGCATCGAGCGCGAAGACCCAGGCCGAGAACCTGATGATCGTCGACCTGCTGCGCAACGACCTGGGCCGGGTGTGCGAGGTCGGCAGCATCGAGGTCGACCCGTACCTGGCCGTCGAGAGCTACGAGACCGTGCACCAACTGGTCTCCACCGTCCATGGACGGCTGGGCGACGGGGTCAGCGCGCTGGACTGCGCCCGGCAGTGCTTCCCCGGCGGGTCGATGACCGGGGCGCCGAAGCTGCGCACCATGGAGATCATCGACCGCCTGGAGACGGAGGCCCGGGGCGTCTACTCCGGCACCCTCGGCTACTTCGGCCTCTCCGGCGGCACGGACCTGAACATCGTGATCCGTACCGCGGTCCGCGTCGGCGACCGGCTGACCATCGGAGCCGGCGGGGCGATCGTGCTCGACTCCGACCCGCATGAGGAGTACGAGGAGATGCTGCTCAAGGCGGCGGCGTCGCTCCGCGCGTGGCGTGCGCCGGCGGTGTCGGACATGGGCGGCACCCCACGATGA
- a CDS encoding arylamine N-acetyltransferase family protein, whose protein sequence is MTDEPRATDSMWQGSGVDLDAYLTRVGYQGDVAPDLATLRGLHTAHVDAIAFDNLDALLGRTAVPLDLESVQQKIVRQGRGGWCLEQVVLMAAVLDRIGFTFTAFAGRTRIRTGSRFGPALHVALCVEADGERWLHDVSFGAFGPHEPIRLAENARLDGDWPFDLVREPTGEHVLRFLRPEGPVELYGFTTDVRYPADFELLNHFCLTHPRSPFNHRMVLQRTRPEVRHLLAGSTLTEIRPAEPPTVRELDLDELLSAPEEIFGITLEPGDVQALGKILDGP, encoded by the coding sequence ATGACGGATGAGCCACGTGCGACAGATTCGATGTGGCAGGGGAGTGGCGTCGACCTGGACGCCTACCTGACCCGCGTGGGCTACCAGGGCGACGTGGCTCCGGACCTCGCCACGCTGCGGGGCCTGCACACCGCCCACGTCGACGCGATCGCCTTCGACAACCTCGACGCGCTGCTCGGTCGCACGGCGGTGCCGCTGGACCTGGAAAGCGTCCAGCAGAAGATCGTGCGGCAGGGCCGCGGCGGCTGGTGCCTGGAACAGGTCGTGCTGATGGCGGCCGTGCTGGACCGCATCGGGTTCACGTTCACGGCGTTCGCCGGCCGGACGCGGATCCGCACCGGGAGCAGGTTCGGGCCGGCCCTGCACGTGGCCCTGTGCGTGGAGGCCGACGGCGAACGCTGGCTCCACGACGTGAGTTTCGGTGCCTTCGGGCCGCACGAGCCGATCCGGCTCGCGGAGAACGCGCGGCTGGACGGCGACTGGCCGTTCGATCTCGTACGGGAGCCGACCGGTGAACACGTACTGCGGTTCCTGCGGCCGGAGGGACCGGTGGAGCTCTACGGCTTCACCACGGACGTGCGCTATCCGGCGGACTTCGAGCTCCTCAACCACTTCTGCCTCACGCATCCGCGCTCGCCGTTCAACCACCGGATGGTCCTCCAGCGCACGCGGCCCGAAGTGAGGCACCTCCTCGCAGGCAGCACTCTCACGGAGATACGTCCCGCGGAGCCGCCGACCGTACGGGAACTCGATCTGGACGAGCTGCTTTCCGCGCCCGAGGAGATCTTCGGGATCACCTTGGAACCGGGTGACGTCCAGGCGCTCGGGAAAATCCTGGACGGTCCGTGA
- a CDS encoding cytochrome P450, whose protein sequence is MSTPAQLPFEQMNVLQLAPGLRTLQSRGAVHRVRTAEGEEAWLVTGHAWVRQLLDDDRLGRSHPDPEAAAKDSGSALLAGLLGDFATDHARLRALLEPHFSPERMLALRPYVEKLTGQLLDGLAGQKPPVDLRQALALSLPIQVMCEWLGVPQEDKDRFGGWTQDAANVGDPVKSKQGLGELFGYCRQLVADKRRNPGDDVISRICATEGINDNEVIGLTALLLFGGYETTVARIGTCVLLLLANSEQWQALQRDPGLIPGAVEETLRMSMPNPHNGGMPRYALTDFEIDGVTIRTGDFVLLNIIAANHDETAFADPGRVDITRDTTGGLMFGHGAHHCVGATLARMQLQVVLTQLVARFPTMRPAVGVEELRLRHNTLIGGLIQLPVTW, encoded by the coding sequence GTGAGTACCCCAGCTCAATTGCCTTTCGAGCAGATGAACGTGCTGCAACTCGCGCCAGGGCTGCGCACGCTCCAATCCCGGGGCGCGGTCCACCGGGTTCGTACCGCCGAGGGCGAAGAGGCGTGGCTGGTCACCGGTCACGCCTGGGTGAGGCAGCTGCTCGACGACGACCGGCTCGGCCGCTCCCATCCCGATCCGGAGGCCGCGGCGAAGGACAGCGGTTCGGCGCTCCTCGCCGGCCTGCTCGGTGACTTCGCCACCGACCACGCCCGGTTGCGTGCGCTGCTGGAGCCGCACTTCTCACCCGAGCGGATGCTGGCGCTGAGGCCCTACGTCGAGAAACTGACCGGGCAACTCCTGGACGGATTGGCCGGGCAGAAGCCACCGGTGGACCTGCGCCAGGCGTTGGCGCTGTCACTGCCGATTCAGGTGATGTGCGAGTGGCTGGGCGTACCCCAGGAGGACAAGGACCGGTTCGGTGGCTGGACCCAAGACGCCGCCAACGTCGGGGACCCTGTGAAGTCCAAGCAGGGGCTGGGCGAGTTGTTCGGCTACTGCAGGCAACTCGTCGCCGATAAACGGCGGAATCCGGGCGATGACGTGATCTCCAGGATCTGCGCGACCGAGGGGATCAACGACAACGAGGTCATCGGGCTGACGGCGTTGCTGCTGTTCGGTGGTTACGAGACCACGGTGGCCCGGATCGGCACCTGTGTGCTGCTGTTGCTGGCCAACTCCGAGCAGTGGCAGGCGTTGCAGCGCGACCCGGGTCTCATCCCCGGCGCGGTCGAGGAAACCCTGCGGATGTCGATGCCGAACCCGCACAACGGCGGCATGCCCCGTTACGCGCTGACGGACTTCGAGATCGACGGGGTCACCATCCGGACGGGCGACTTCGTGCTGCTGAACATCATCGCGGCCAACCACGACGAGACGGCCTTCGCCGACCCGGGCCGGGTCGATATCACTCGCGACACCACGGGCGGCCTCATGTTCGGGCACGGTGCGCACCACTGCGTCGGCGCGACGCTGGCCCGGATGCAGCTGCAGGTGGTGCTCACCCAGCTCGTCGCACGATTCCCGACCATGCGTCCGGCTGTCGGTGTAGAGGAGCTGAGACTGCGCCACAACACGCTGATCGGCGGGTTGATCCAGCTTCCGGTGACATGGTGA
- a CDS encoding UbiA family prenyltransferase, whose protein sequence is MLHKISTGVVTKSPVSIRAYLLLMRLDRPTGYVLYLLPGLWAVFLASDRRPDLLTVVVVAVAAVLVRGAACAVNDVVDRDVDARVARTVSRPVASGTISVGNALLFAAAQGVVALLVLAVANVETALVAAASYPFIVAYPYMKRVFVWPSAFLALVMSAYVPVCWTAATGSADYPLAAYGLYAGGAFWTLIHDGIYSHQDKEYDRNIGVRSSALLFGKATKAWLSLFVVLSVGGVLWAGSQTPVGWAFYLIIALAGIYLSYLLVRVDLDDPQSCWDTFVANTYFGWIILAAVVAGKFT, encoded by the coding sequence ATGCTGCACAAGATATCTACCGGCGTCGTCACGAAGAGCCCGGTCTCGATCCGCGCGTATCTCCTGTTGATGCGGCTCGACAGGCCTACGGGGTACGTGCTCTACCTGCTTCCAGGGCTGTGGGCTGTCTTTCTCGCCTCCGACCGACGACCGGACCTGCTGACGGTGGTGGTTGTCGCCGTCGCCGCGGTGCTGGTGCGGGGCGCGGCCTGCGCGGTCAACGATGTGGTCGACAGGGACGTCGACGCCCGAGTCGCCCGCACCGTGTCGCGTCCTGTCGCGTCGGGGACGATCAGCGTCGGGAACGCACTGCTGTTCGCCGCCGCGCAGGGCGTGGTCGCACTGCTGGTCCTGGCGGTGGCGAACGTGGAGACGGCCCTGGTCGCCGCGGCCTCGTACCCGTTCATCGTCGCGTACCCCTATATGAAGCGCGTCTTCGTCTGGCCCTCGGCGTTCCTGGCGCTGGTGATGAGCGCCTACGTGCCGGTCTGCTGGACGGCGGCGACCGGGAGCGCCGACTACCCGCTCGCGGCGTACGGGCTGTACGCCGGCGGGGCCTTCTGGACCCTGATACACGACGGGATCTACTCCCACCAGGACAAGGAGTACGACCGGAACATCGGTGTCAGGTCCTCCGCCCTGCTGTTCGGCAAGGCCACCAAGGCATGGCTGTCGCTCTTCGTCGTGCTCAGCGTCGGCGGCGTGCTGTGGGCCGGTTCCCAGACGCCGGTCGGCTGGGCGTTCTACCTGATCATCGCGCTCGCGGGAATCTATCTCTCCTATCTGCTCGTACGTGTGGACCTGGACGATCCGCAATCGTGCTGGGACACCTTCGTCGCCAACACGTACTTCGGCTGGATCATCCTCGCGGCCGTGGTCGCCGGGAAGTTCACATGA